One Qipengyuania gaetbuli genomic region harbors:
- a CDS encoding tautomerase family protein, protein MPLVTIDVIKNVFTNDQKKDLIGKVTEAMVEVEGEAMRPVTWVRIMEVEQGDWGIGGQLLGAADVHALAGKKAA, encoded by the coding sequence ATGCCGCTCGTTACCATCGACGTGATCAAGAACGTTTTCACCAACGACCAGAAGAAGGACCTCATCGGCAAGGTGACCGAAGCCATGGTCGAAGTCGAAGGCGAAGCCATGCGCCCCGTGACCTGGGTGCGCATCATGGAAGTCGAACAGGGCGACTGGGGCATCGGCGGCCAGCTGCTCGGCGCTGCCGACGTCCACGCACTTGCGGGCAAGAAGGCCGCCTGA
- a CDS encoding MBL fold metallo-hydrolase translates to MAKRIGLTVLAVALAGLLFGWMFQRQVGEALFERAVAQNLARDTVRDLPDGLHVGLCGTGSPLPNLERAGPCNIVVAGERLFAVDIGEGGGETLGLMGFNAGDVQALFLTHFHSDHIDGFGPLQLFHWTRGAARAPLPVYGPAGVEAVVDGFNAAYATDKTYRIAHHGEAVAPPTGSGGAAMPFELPTSSAVVYDEGGLVVTAFRVDHSPVEPAVGYRFDYKGRSACISGDTVRSSNLEAVCKGVDLLVHEALQTTLVGKMRDTMGEQGNANAAQIFADIMDYHTTPKQAAQSAAASGAKMLVLTHLVPPLPSAILYPAFLEDADRHFDGPIVVGEDGMLFSLPAGSGEIERSLHL, encoded by the coding sequence ATGGCAAAGCGGATCGGATTGACAGTATTGGCGGTCGCGCTGGCGGGACTACTGTTCGGATGGATGTTCCAGCGGCAGGTTGGCGAGGCCCTGTTCGAGCGGGCGGTTGCACAAAACCTGGCGCGCGACACCGTGAGAGACCTGCCCGACGGCCTCCATGTCGGCCTGTGCGGGACCGGTTCCCCGCTCCCGAACCTCGAGCGGGCCGGCCCCTGCAACATCGTCGTGGCAGGCGAACGGCTGTTCGCGGTCGACATCGGCGAAGGCGGCGGCGAGACGCTGGGGCTGATGGGCTTCAATGCCGGTGATGTGCAGGCCCTGTTCCTGACCCATTTCCACTCCGATCACATCGACGGTTTCGGCCCGCTGCAATTGTTCCACTGGACCCGCGGCGCCGCCCGCGCGCCCTTGCCCGTCTACGGCCCCGCTGGAGTCGAAGCCGTGGTCGACGGGTTCAACGCGGCCTATGCGACCGACAAGACCTATCGCATAGCGCATCACGGCGAGGCGGTAGCGCCGCCCACGGGTAGCGGTGGGGCCGCCATGCCTTTCGAACTGCCGACCTCCAGCGCGGTCGTGTATGACGAAGGCGGCCTGGTCGTCACTGCATTCCGCGTCGACCATTCCCCGGTCGAGCCTGCAGTTGGCTATCGCTTCGATTACAAGGGACGCTCGGCCTGCATCAGCGGCGACACTGTCAGGTCATCCAATCTCGAAGCGGTCTGCAAAGGGGTCGACCTGCTCGTGCACGAGGCTCTCCAGACCACGCTCGTGGGCAAGATGCGCGATACCATGGGCGAGCAAGGCAATGCCAATGCCGCCCAGATCTTCGCCGATATCATGGATTATCACACGACCCCCAAGCAGGCGGCACAGAGCGCGGCGGCGAGCGGGGCGAAGATGCTGGTCCTAACCCACTTGGTCCCGCCCCTGCCCAGCGCGATCCTTTATCCGGCCTTCCTCGAAGATGCGGACCGGCATTTCGATGGCCCGATCGTCGTGGGCGAGGATGGCATGCTGTTCTCGCTGCCCGCAGGGTCCGGCGAAATCGAACGCAGTCTGCACCTTTGA
- a CDS encoding DEAD/DEAH box helicase codes for MTQFTDLGLSQPVLQALDIKGYTEPTPIQAQAIPRVLEGRDLLGIAQTGTGKTAAFMLPSIDNLREADRQTPFKSCRMLVLAPTRELAGQIADSAKDYGALAGLKVHSIVGGTSVNKDRNKLHRGTDILVATPGRLLDLIDQKAFKLDGVEILVLDEADQMLDLGFIHALRRISQLVPEDRQTLFFSATMPKQIQELVGKYCRNPVKVSVTPESTTAERIDQYLFMVQQDEKQTLLEMILSERHPVPGKFERVLIFARTKHGCDRVVKKLGQSGIPANAIHGNKSQPQRERALDEFKRAKTPILVATDVAARGIDIPGVSHVINYELPNVPEQYVHRIGRTARAGRDGVAIAFCAEDERDYLKDIRKKTDAEFERLPLPDNFRAVVEGVGPTKREQKPKLARPKVRPTGDAANRKPKPKQKHLARKGKPQGAGSGGGQGGRPGGGPRRRRGGQGRPRAAK; via the coding sequence ATGACCCAGTTCACCGACCTCGGGCTGTCGCAGCCCGTCCTCCAGGCCCTCGACATCAAGGGCTATACCGAACCCACGCCGATCCAGGCACAGGCCATTCCGCGCGTGCTCGAAGGCCGCGACCTGCTCGGCATCGCGCAGACCGGCACCGGCAAGACAGCGGCCTTCATGCTGCCCAGCATCGACAACCTTCGCGAAGCCGACAGGCAGACGCCGTTCAAGTCGTGCCGCATGCTGGTGCTTGCTCCGACGCGCGAGCTGGCAGGCCAGATCGCCGACAGCGCCAAGGACTATGGCGCGCTCGCCGGTCTCAAGGTCCATTCCATCGTCGGCGGCACCTCGGTCAACAAGGACCGCAACAAGCTGCACCGCGGTACCGACATCCTCGTCGCAACGCCGGGCCGCCTGCTCGACCTGATCGACCAGAAGGCGTTCAAGCTCGACGGCGTGGAAATCCTCGTCCTCGACGAAGCGGACCAGATGCTCGACCTCGGCTTCATCCACGCGCTGCGCCGGATCAGCCAGCTGGTTCCCGAAGACCGCCAGACGCTGTTCTTCAGCGCGACCATGCCGAAGCAGATCCAGGAACTGGTGGGCAAGTACTGCCGCAACCCGGTGAAGGTCAGCGTGACGCCCGAAAGCACGACGGCAGAGCGCATCGACCAGTATCTCTTCATGGTCCAGCAGGACGAGAAGCAGACCCTGCTCGAGATGATCCTGTCCGAACGTCACCCGGTGCCGGGCAAGTTCGAGCGCGTGCTGATCTTCGCGCGCACCAAGCATGGCTGCGACCGCGTGGTGAAGAAGCTGGGCCAGTCCGGCATTCCCGCCAATGCCATCCACGGCAACAAGAGCCAGCCGCAGCGCGAGCGCGCGCTCGACGAATTCAAGCGCGCCAAGACCCCGATTCTCGTCGCGACCGACGTTGCCGCGCGCGGGATCGACATTCCGGGCGTGAGCCACGTGATCAATTACGAGCTGCCCAACGTGCCGGAACAATATGTCCACCGTATCGGCCGCACCGCGCGTGCGGGCCGCGACGGCGTGGCGATCGCGTTCTGCGCCGAGGACGAGCGCGATTACCTAAAGGATATCCGCAAGAAGACCGACGCGGAGTTCGAGCGCCTGCCGCTGCCGGACAATTTTCGCGCCGTGGTTGAGGGCGTCGGCCCGACCAAGCGCGAGCAGAAGCCCAAGCTGGCCCGCCCAAAGGTGCGCCCGACCGGCGATGCCGCCAATCGCAAGCCGAAGCCCAAGCAGAAACATCTTGCGCGCAAGGGCAAGCCGCAAGGTGCCGGCTCGGGCGGCGGGCAGGGCGGACGGCCCGGCGGCGGTCCGCGCCGCCGTCGCGGAGGGCAGGGCAGGCCTCGCGCTGCAAAATAA
- a CDS encoding helix-turn-helix transcriptional regulator: protein MSRVIHNRIAMFRADAGLSRRDLADAVGVNPQTIGFLERGDYKPSLELALSIAEQFGVPVEMVFSFEPFPSLSQQLAKGRE from the coding sequence ATGTCGAGGGTGATACACAACCGAATCGCCATGTTCCGCGCCGATGCGGGGCTGAGCCGTCGTGATCTTGCCGATGCCGTGGGTGTGAACCCGCAGACCATCGGTTTCCTGGAGCGCGGCGATTACAAGCCCAGCCTCGAATTGGCGCTCTCCATCGCCGAGCAGTTCGGGGTGCCGGTGGAGATGGTCTTTTCGTTCGAACCGTTCCCCTCGCTGTCGCAGCAATTGGCGAAGGGACGCGAATAA
- the gorA gene encoding glutathione-disulfide reductase, translated as MADTEYDYDLFTIGAGSGGVRASRVSSALGARVAIAEEHRVGGTCVIRGCVPKKMLVYGAHFAEDLEDCARFGWEIGEKKFDWKVLRDNVLADVDRLEGAYTDTLQNHEVTIFKERAEITGPHEITLASGRKVTAKYILVATGARPRMPECQGAEHAISSNEAFHLDELPKKVIIAGGGYIANEFAGILNEFGCDVHVVNRGDRLLRSYDEAVRDRLLQISTMKGIKFRFNTTFEYIKPCEDGGYFVKMSDSDEEKADLVMFAVGRVPNTDGLGLDKAGVEMGDNGEIKVDRFSKTNVDHIYAVGDVTDRVQLTPVAIREGQAFAQTVFGKGDPVAVDHSCIPSAVFSHPPIAAVGMTEGEAKNALGSVKVYLSDFRPMKNVLAGRNERSLMKMICDGDSGRIVGIHMIAPEAPEMMQAAAIAVKAGLTKADFDATTAIHPTMAEELVLMR; from the coding sequence ATGGCCGATACCGAATACGACTACGACCTCTTTACCATCGGCGCGGGGTCGGGCGGCGTCAGGGCGAGCCGCGTTTCCTCGGCGCTCGGCGCCCGGGTGGCGATTGCCGAAGAGCATCGGGTCGGCGGGACCTGCGTCATTCGCGGTTGCGTACCCAAGAAGATGCTCGTCTATGGCGCGCACTTCGCCGAAGACCTCGAGGATTGCGCCCGCTTCGGCTGGGAGATCGGCGAGAAGAAATTCGACTGGAAGGTGCTGCGCGACAACGTGCTGGCCGATGTGGACCGGCTGGAGGGTGCCTATACCGACACGCTCCAGAACCACGAGGTGACGATCTTCAAGGAGCGGGCCGAGATCACCGGCCCGCACGAGATCACGCTGGCCAGCGGGCGCAAGGTCACGGCGAAGTACATCCTCGTTGCCACCGGTGCGCGTCCGCGCATGCCGGAGTGCCAGGGCGCGGAGCACGCGATCAGTTCGAATGAGGCCTTCCATCTCGACGAATTGCCCAAGAAGGTAATCATCGCGGGCGGCGGCTACATCGCCAATGAATTTGCCGGCATCTTGAACGAGTTCGGCTGCGACGTCCACGTGGTCAATCGCGGCGACCGCTTGCTGCGCAGCTATGACGAGGCGGTGCGCGATCGCCTGCTGCAGATCTCGACGATGAAGGGGATCAAGTTCCGCTTCAATACGACCTTCGAGTATATCAAGCCGTGCGAAGACGGCGGCTATTTCGTGAAGATGAGCGACAGCGATGAGGAGAAGGCCGACCTCGTCATGTTCGCCGTCGGGCGCGTCCCGAACACCGACGGGCTGGGCCTCGACAAGGCGGGTGTCGAGATGGGCGACAATGGCGAGATCAAGGTCGACCGTTTCAGCAAGACCAATGTCGACCACATCTATGCGGTTGGTGACGTGACCGACCGCGTGCAGCTCACCCCCGTCGCCATTCGCGAAGGGCAGGCTTTCGCACAGACCGTCTTCGGCAAGGGTGATCCGGTCGCGGTCGATCATTCCTGCATCCCCAGCGCGGTGTTCAGTCACCCGCCTATCGCGGCGGTCGGCATGACCGAGGGCGAAGCGAAGAACGCGCTCGGATCGGTCAAGGTGTACCTCTCCGACTTCCGCCCGATGAAGAACGTTCTCGCGGGCCGCAACGAACGCAGCCTCATGAAGATGATCTGCGACGGCGACAGCGGGCGCATCGTGGGCATCCACATGATCGCGCCCGAAGCGCCGGAAATGATGCAGGCCGCCGCCATCGCCGTGAAGGCGGGGCTCACCAAGGCCGATTTCGACGCGACCACCGCGATCCATCCGACCATGGCGGAAGAACTGGTGCTGATGCGCTGA
- a CDS encoding NAD(P)/FAD-dependent oxidoreductase — translation MRKVDYLVIGAGIAGMSAAARLARHGSVVVCEAENAPGVHASGRSAAFAHFDMDAPLVRALTAASIPLLVEPAAKRHPALFIALEGQEDALDRVEAGYRKWQPGVTRLTADEARELVPVLRAGEGGIIGALLDDQGHKLDAHAMLEEHRHSLIAGGGEIATRASVSALRHDGSRWIADTAGQSYAAKIVVNAAGAWVDEIARLAGVVPLGIRPLRRTVITFDVPGDFDVSPWPFTKTVGPGFYIEPEGRGRLLACPMDEHDSEPCDAQPEEEDVALAAWRVEEATTLTIPRLASKWAGLRSFAPDRLPVCGFDPAAPGFFWLAGQGGFGLQTSPAMALAAEALATLGEWPEELSGVGVMPQMLARERLIPARG, via the coding sequence ATGCGCAAGGTCGATTATCTGGTCATCGGCGCGGGTATCGCGGGCATGTCCGCTGCCGCGCGCCTCGCCCGGCATGGGTCCGTCGTGGTGTGCGAGGCCGAGAATGCACCTGGCGTACACGCCTCGGGCCGAAGCGCGGCCTTTGCCCATTTCGACATGGACGCGCCGCTGGTGAGGGCCCTTACTGCGGCCAGTATCCCGCTGCTGGTGGAGCCGGCGGCAAAGCGGCACCCTGCGCTGTTCATCGCGCTCGAAGGGCAGGAAGACGCGCTCGATCGCGTCGAGGCAGGCTACCGAAAATGGCAACCGGGCGTCACGCGCCTGACAGCCGACGAGGCGCGCGAACTGGTGCCTGTGCTTCGCGCCGGAGAAGGCGGGATCATCGGCGCCCTGCTCGACGATCAGGGACACAAGCTCGATGCGCACGCGATGCTGGAAGAGCATCGGCATTCGCTGATCGCTGGCGGTGGCGAAATCGCGACACGGGCGAGTGTCTCGGCGCTGCGCCATGACGGCTCCCGGTGGATCGCCGATACCGCCGGACAGAGCTACGCCGCCAAGATCGTCGTCAATGCAGCGGGAGCCTGGGTCGACGAGATTGCAAGGCTGGCCGGCGTCGTTCCCCTCGGCATCAGGCCGCTGCGCCGGACTGTCATCACCTTCGATGTACCGGGTGATTTCGACGTTTCGCCCTGGCCCTTCACCAAGACCGTCGGCCCGGGATTCTATATCGAGCCGGAGGGGCGCGGCCGCCTGCTCGCCTGCCCGATGGACGAACACGACAGCGAGCCCTGCGATGCGCAGCCCGAGGAAGAGGACGTCGCCCTTGCGGCGTGGCGGGTCGAGGAGGCCACGACGCTCACTATCCCGCGCCTTGCCAGCAAATGGGCGGGCCTGCGCAGTTTCGCGCCCGACCGCCTGCCGGTGTGCGGCTTCGATCCGGCAGCACCAGGCTTCTTCTGGTTGGCGGGACAGGGCGGTTTCGGATTGCAGACCTCACCGGCCATGGCGCTGGCGGCGGAAGCGTTAGCGACTTTGGGCGAATGGCCGGAAGAACTTTCCGGCGTCGGCGTCATGCCGCAGATGCTGGCGAGAGAGCGGCTGATACCGGCGCGCGGGTGA
- a CDS encoding NAD-dependent epimerase/dehydratase family protein: MAGTVLVTGGTGYIAGELIRQLLAKGWTVHATVRSKAKSEARLRALMGNPGEDRLKIFEAELMSDDGWAAANAGCTHVAHVASPIAAATPKDENEMIVPAREGTLRALRFAKEAGVKRFVQTSSMAAVAYGRNEKEYTVDESDWTDVTHPDVYPYVKSKTISERAARDWVAEQGGDMEFVSVNPSMVLGPVDDADFSPSVEAVRQVLAGAMPMAPDLGFAVVDTRDVADLHVRCLEEPGLGGERFLAAGRFLKIIEIADILRERLPAAHTRKVPTKVMPNWMVSVLSLFNPGVKSIKSEVGKSRHVDASHAKNRLGWETRPAEESIVDCAKSLIEHGVVKV; encoded by the coding sequence ATGGCAGGCACAGTACTCGTAACCGGCGGCACGGGCTATATCGCGGGCGAACTCATCCGCCAGCTTCTGGCGAAGGGGTGGACGGTTCACGCCACCGTGCGCAGCAAGGCCAAGAGCGAGGCGCGGCTGCGTGCCCTGATGGGCAATCCGGGCGAGGACCGGCTCAAGATTTTCGAGGCGGAATTGATGAGCGATGATGGCTGGGCAGCGGCCAATGCCGGCTGCACGCATGTCGCCCACGTCGCCTCCCCGATCGCTGCCGCCACGCCCAAGGACGAGAACGAGATGATCGTGCCCGCGCGCGAAGGCACGCTGCGCGCCTTGCGGTTTGCGAAGGAAGCGGGGGTCAAGCGCTTCGTCCAAACCAGTTCGATGGCCGCCGTCGCCTATGGCCGGAACGAGAAGGAATACACGGTCGACGAAAGCGACTGGACCGATGTGACCCACCCCGATGTCTATCCCTATGTGAAGTCCAAGACGATTTCGGAACGCGCAGCCCGTGACTGGGTGGCAGAGCAGGGCGGGGACATGGAGTTCGTGTCGGTCAATCCGTCGATGGTGCTGGGCCCCGTGGACGATGCGGATTTCTCGCCCTCGGTCGAAGCGGTGAGGCAGGTGCTGGCAGGTGCGATGCCGATGGCGCCCGACCTGGGGTTTGCCGTCGTCGACACGCGCGACGTTGCCGATCTCCATGTCCGCTGCCTCGAAGAGCCAGGGCTGGGTGGCGAGCGTTTCCTTGCAGCAGGGCGCTTTCTCAAGATCATCGAGATCGCCGATATCCTGCGCGAACGCCTGCCCGCCGCCCACACCCGAAAGGTGCCGACCAAGGTGATGCCGAACTGGATGGTTTCGGTACTCTCGCTGTTCAATCCGGGTGTCAAATCCATCAAGAGCGAGGTCGGCAAATCGCGCCACGTCGATGCCAGCCACGCGAAGAACCGGCTGGGCTGGGAAACGCGTCCGGCCGAGGAAAGCATCGTCGATTGCGCGAAAAGCCTCATCGAACACGGTGTGGTGAAGGTTTGA
- a CDS encoding TspO/MBR family protein has product MNVLASRGQLRASFIRWALFTVPLCVLLGFLAGQLGGPNSLWFQNLVKPGIYPPPATFGIVWTILYVMIGLSIALVCAAWGARGRGMAILAFVIHFLLNLAWTPVFFGMKEITAALVVLVMIDITLLVVIALFWKVRRLAAMLLLPYLAWVLFATALNWQFLQLNPDADGGLPAGGASERVRIGN; this is encoded by the coding sequence ATGAACGTATTGGCTTCGCGCGGCCAGCTTCGCGCAAGTTTCATTCGCTGGGCACTGTTCACCGTGCCCCTGTGCGTCCTGCTGGGCTTCCTGGCCGGCCAGCTCGGTGGCCCGAACAGCCTGTGGTTCCAGAACCTGGTGAAACCCGGCATCTATCCGCCCCCGGCGACATTCGGCATCGTCTGGACGATCCTTTACGTGATGATCGGCCTTTCGATCGCCCTCGTCTGCGCCGCTTGGGGCGCGCGCGGTCGCGGCATGGCGATTCTCGCCTTCGTGATCCATTTCCTGCTCAACCTCGCCTGGACCCCGGTATTCTTCGGGATGAAGGAAATCACCGCCGCGCTGGTCGTGCTGGTCATGATCGACATCACGCTGCTGGTCGTCATCGCGCTGTTCTGGAAGGTGCGCCGGCTCGCGGCCATGCTGCTGCTGCCCTACCTCGCATGGGTGCTCTTCGCGACCGCACTCAACTGGCAGTTCTTGCAGCTCAACCCTGATGCCGATGGCGGGCTGCCTGCAGGCGGCGCGTCCGAACGGGTGCGCATCGGGAATTGA
- a CDS encoding accessory factor UbiK family protein yields MQSQNPLIADFVKLANSAAGTLAGMTREARESARERAKEAFGGMDFVSREEFDAVKAMASKAREECDKLAERIAALEARQG; encoded by the coding sequence ATGCAAAGCCAGAACCCGCTCATCGCCGACTTCGTCAAACTCGCCAATTCCGCTGCCGGTACGCTTGCCGGCATGACGCGTGAGGCACGCGAAAGCGCGCGCGAACGCGCCAAGGAAGCCTTCGGCGGGATGGATTTTGTCAGCCGCGAGGAATTCGATGCAGTCAAGGCGATGGCGAGCAAGGCGCGTGAGGAATGCGACAAGCTGGCCGAGCGTATCGCTGCGCTCGAAGCCAGGCAGGGCTGA
- the recO gene encoding DNA repair protein RecO — protein sequence MHLSAPAILLAARPHGETAVIARMLTEESGVVAAYVAGGRGRQLRPVVIPGNLVEAEIRSRSDSQLPFARLELAQSRGPWLSEPLPASAIAWVCALTASALPERNPYPSLYAALAALLDAICNAPSARGWAPALASYEILLLRELGYGGERPEIAGLGAALEILDRNEAQIARYLLADTRADVLAARTVLRQRLGRIGT from the coding sequence ATGCACCTGTCCGCCCCCGCGATCCTGCTTGCCGCTCGCCCGCATGGCGAGACCGCGGTCATTGCGCGGATGCTGACCGAAGAAAGCGGGGTCGTGGCGGCCTATGTCGCCGGGGGCAGGGGCAGGCAGCTGCGCCCCGTGGTCATTCCCGGCAATCTCGTCGAAGCGGAAATCCGCTCCCGGTCGGACAGCCAGTTGCCCTTTGCCCGCCTCGAACTCGCGCAAAGCCGCGGGCCGTGGTTGAGCGAGCCGTTGCCGGCCTCTGCCATCGCCTGGGTGTGCGCACTGACGGCCAGCGCGCTTCCCGAACGCAATCCCTATCCCAGCCTCTATGCCGCGTTGGCAGCATTGCTCGATGCGATCTGCAACGCGCCCTCGGCGCGCGGCTGGGCGCCTGCATTGGCGAGCTACGAAATCCTCCTGCTGCGCGAACTGGGCTATGGGGGCGAGCGGCCCGAGATAGCGGGGCTTGGCGCGGCTCTGGAAATTCTCGACCGCAACGAGGCCCAAATCGCCCGCTACCTGCTTGCGGACACGCGGGCGGACGTTCTAGCCGCTAGGACTGTATTGAGGCAGCGGCTGGGACGCATAGGAACATGA
- the leuB gene encoding 3-isopropylmalate dehydrogenase, translated as MKIAVLAGDGIGPEVTREALKVLDALSLPGLVLFEGDVGGIAYKRHGHPLPAETLDMARAADAVLFGAVGDPECDSLPREHRPEQAILGLRSELGLFANLRPAAGFPGLEDLSPLKPELARGIDLLVVRELNGDVYFGKKGERDSAGGREGWDDMSYNEAEVRRIAHTGFRAAQKRRKKLTSVDKANVLETSRIWREAVVEVAAEYPDVELDHMYVDNAAMQMVRSPGQFDVVLTGNLFGDILSDQASACVGSIGLLASASLGERQTGFGTFGLYEPIHGSAPDIAGQGKANPIAAILSLAMLLRHSLGLEEEANRIERAAAKTLSSEIRGADLGGSASTGEIGDAVVRNLLSIS; from the coding sequence ATGAAGATTGCGGTATTGGCCGGAGACGGCATCGGACCCGAAGTCACGCGCGAGGCGCTGAAAGTCCTCGATGCACTGTCCCTGCCGGGTCTCGTCCTGTTCGAAGGCGATGTCGGCGGAATTGCCTACAAGCGCCATGGCCATCCGCTACCCGCAGAAACGCTGGACATGGCCCGCGCGGCCGATGCCGTGCTGTTTGGCGCGGTCGGCGATCCTGAATGCGATAGCCTCCCGCGCGAACATCGGCCCGAACAGGCGATCCTTGGCCTTCGCAGTGAGCTGGGGCTGTTTGCGAACCTGCGCCCTGCTGCCGGTTTCCCGGGCCTGGAAGACCTCTCTCCGCTCAAGCCCGAATTGGCGCGGGGGATCGACCTGCTGGTCGTGCGCGAGCTCAATGGCGACGTCTACTTCGGCAAGAAGGGCGAACGCGACAGCGCCGGGGGGCGTGAAGGGTGGGACGACATGTCCTACAACGAGGCGGAAGTGCGCCGGATCGCGCACACCGGCTTCCGCGCCGCGCAGAAACGCCGGAAGAAACTGACCAGCGTCGACAAGGCCAATGTCCTCGAAACCAGCCGCATCTGGCGCGAGGCGGTCGTCGAGGTTGCGGCCGAATATCCCGATGTCGAGCTCGACCACATGTATGTCGACAATGCCGCCATGCAGATGGTGCGCAGCCCCGGCCAGTTCGACGTGGTCCTCACCGGCAATCTGTTCGGCGACATCCTGTCGGACCAGGCGAGCGCCTGCGTGGGCTCGATCGGCCTGCTGGCGAGCGCCAGCCTTGGCGAAAGGCAGACCGGCTTCGGTACCTTCGGCCTTTACGAACCGATCCACGGCAGCGCGCCCGACATTGCCGGGCAGGGCAAGGCCAATCCGATTGCCGCCATCCTCAGCCTCGCTATGCTGCTGCGCCACTCGCTCGGGCTCGAGGAAGAGGCGAACCGCATCGAACGGGCAGCTGCGAAGACGTTGTCGAGCGAAATCCGCGGCGCGGACCTCGGCGGAAGTGCCTCTACGGGGGAAATCGGCGATGCCGTGGTTAGGAACCTGCTAAGCATATCTTGA
- a CDS encoding glycosyltransferase family 2 protein has protein sequence MDPQTQPASTAATARPLELAIILPTLNERDNLAPLVVRIEEALGPAGWEVLIVDDNSADGTADEARRIALHDPRVRVIQRIGRRGLSSAAIEGFCATAAPYCAVMDADHQHDPKLLAVMLASVKAGEADVAVASRFADGASMEEWGRPDREKLSSIANGLARRLTGVELSDPMSGFFLLPTEIARRLVPNLSGIGFKILLDLLATSKTPLKVKDFPMNFSARRSGESKLDRAIALDFLAGLYDKSFGRIIPTRFALFGTVGALGVLVHMAILYVFLLVAGTNFSWSQAAATFGAMTFNFWLNNFLTYRDRRLKSANRIFWGWTSFIAACSIGAFANVAVATTLHDRGFHELVAALVGIGIGSVWNYALSSRFVWGRF, from the coding sequence ATGGATCCGCAAACCCAGCCGGCAAGCACCGCAGCGACCGCAAGGCCGCTCGAACTGGCCATTATCCTGCCGACGCTCAACGAGCGCGACAATCTCGCCCCGCTTGTCGTGCGGATCGAGGAAGCACTCGGTCCGGCGGGCTGGGAAGTGCTCATCGTCGACGACAATTCCGCCGACGGCACTGCCGATGAGGCGCGGCGCATCGCGCTTCACGACCCGCGTGTCCGGGTCATCCAGCGGATCGGGCGGCGGGGCCTTTCGAGCGCCGCAATCGAGGGCTTCTGCGCCACTGCAGCCCCCTATTGCGCGGTCATGGATGCCGACCACCAGCACGATCCCAAGCTGCTCGCCGTGATGCTCGCCAGCGTGAAGGCAGGCGAGGCGGACGTCGCTGTCGCCAGCCGCTTTGCCGACGGTGCGAGCATGGAGGAATGGGGCAGGCCCGACCGCGAGAAGCTGTCGAGCATCGCCAACGGCCTCGCGCGCAGGCTCACCGGCGTCGAATTGTCCGATCCGATGAGCGGTTTCTTCCTCCTGCCGACCGAAATCGCCCGGCGTCTCGTGCCGAACCTTTCCGGGATCGGCTTCAAAATATTGCTCGACCTGCTGGCGACCTCCAAGACACCGCTCAAGGTGAAGGATTTCCCGATGAATTTCTCCGCGCGCCGCTCGGGCGAAAGCAAGCTCGACCGCGCCATCGCGCTGGATTTTCTCGCCGGCCTCTACGACAAGAGCTTCGGCAGGATTATCCCGACCCGCTTTGCGCTGTTCGGCACGGTCGGCGCGCTGGGCGTGCTGGTCCACATGGCCATTCTTTATGTATTTCTGCTGGTTGCAGGCACGAACTTCAGCTGGAGCCAGGCCGCCGCGACCTTCGGTGCGATGACGTTCAACTTCTGGCTGAACAATTTCCTCACCTATCGCGACCGCCGCCTGAAAAGCGCGAACCGGATATTCTGGGGTTGGACCAGCTTCATTGCGGCATGCTCGATCGGGGCGTTCGCAAACGTGGCCGTTGCAACGACGCTTCACGACCGCGGCTTCCACGAACTGGTCGCAGCACTGGTCGGCATCGGTATCGGATCGGTATGGAACTACGCCCTGTCGAGCCGCTTCGTTTGGGGCCGGTTCTGA